The Saccopteryx leptura isolate mSacLep1 chromosome 2, mSacLep1_pri_phased_curated, whole genome shotgun sequence genome has a window encoding:
- the B4GALNT1 gene encoding beta-1,4 N-acetylgalactosaminyltransferase 1 gives MRVGRRALYVLILLLACASLGLLYARTRDAPDLRVPLALWAPLQGPPRLELPDLAPEPRYAHIPVRIKEQVVGLLSGNNCSCESNAGRLHLPFQRQVQAIDFTKAFEPEELKAASALREQEFQAFLSRSQSATDQLLIAPANCPLQYPVQGVEVQPFRSILVPGLSLKAASGQEVYQVNLTASLGTWDVVGEVVGVTLLGEGQPNLILTSPGLDQLNRQLQLVTYSSRSYHANTADTVRFSTEGHEAAFTILIRHPPNPRLYPPGSLPQGAQYNISALVTIATKTFLRYNRLRALIASIRRFYPTVTVVIADDSDKPEIISGPHIEHYLMPFGKGWFAGRNLAVSQVTTKYVLWVDDDFIFTARTRLERLVDVLERSPLDLVGGAVREISGFATTYRQLLSVEPGAPGRGNCLRQRHGFHHKLAGFPDCVVTDGVVNFFLARTDKVREVGFDPRLSRVAHLEFFLDGLGSLRVGSCSDVIVDHASKFKLPWTSKDAGTEIYARYRYPGSLDESQVAKHRLLFFKHRLQCMTTE, from the exons atgcgGGTGGGCCGCAGGGCCCTCTATGTGCTGATTCTGCTGCTAGCCTGCGCCTCGCTGGGGCTCCTATACGCCAGGACCCGGGACGCACCGGACCTCCGGGTACCTCTCGCGCTGTGGGCGCCCCTGCAGGGTCCCCCCAGGCTAGAGCTTCCAGACCTTGCCCCCGAGCCCCGTTATGCCCACATCCCAGTAAGGATCAAGGAGCAAGTGGTGGG GCTGCTGTCTGGAAATAACTGCAGTTGTGAGTCCAATGCAGGGAGGCTTCACCTCCCCTTCCAGAGGCAGGTCCAAGCCATTGACTTCACCAAGGCCTTTGAGCCTGAGGAGCTGAAAGCTGCCTCTGCTTTGAGGGAGCAGGAGTTCCAGGCCTTCCTTTCAAG GAGCCAGTCTGCTACTGACCAGCTGCTCATTGCCCCTGCCAACTGCCCCCTACAATACCCCGTGCAGGGTGTGGAGGTACAGCCCTTCAGGAGCATCTTAGTGCCAG GGCTGAGCCTGAAGGCTGCTTCTGGTCAGGAGGTATACCAG GTGAACCTGACTGCCTCCTTGGGCACATGGGATGTGGTGGGGGAAGTGGTTGGAGTGACTCTCCTGGGAGAGGGGCAGCCAAATCTCATCCTCACCAGCCCAGGGCTGGACCAACTCAATCGGCAGCTGCAACTGGTTACTTATAGCAGCCGAAGCTACCATGCAAACACAGCAGACACAG TCCGGTTCTCCACGGAGGGACATGAAGCTGCCTTCACCATTCTTATAAGACACCCCCCCAACCCTCGACTGTACCCACCTGGGTCCCTACCTCAGGGAG CCCAGTACAACATTAGCGCTCTGGTCACCATTGCCACTAAGACATTCCTTCGTTACAATCGACTGCGGGCACTCATCGCCAGCATCCGCCGCTTCTACCCGACGGTCACTGTGGTCATCGCGGACGACAGCGACAAGCCAGAGATCATTAGCGGTCCCCACATTGAGCACTATCTCATGCCTTTTGGCAAG GGCTGGTTCGCAGGCCGGAACCTGGCCGTGTCCCAAGTAACCACCAAGTACGTGCTGTGGGTGGACGACGACTTCATCTTCACCGCACGGACGCGGCTAGAGAGGCTTGTGGACGTCCTGGAGCGGTCGCCGCTGGATCTG GTAGGGGGCGCGGTGCGCGAGATCTCGGGCTTCGCCACCACCTACCGACAGCTGCTGAGCGTGGAGCCCGGCGCGCCAGGCCGCGGGAATTGCCTCCGGCAAAGGCACGGTTTCCACCACAAGCTCGCCGGCTTCCCAGACTGCGTGGTCACCGACGGTGTGGTCAACTTCTTCTTGGCGCGCACAGACAAAGTGCGCGAGGTCGGCTTCGACCCGCGGCTCAGCCGCGTGGCACACCTGG AATTCTTCCTGGATGGACTTGGTTCCCTTCGGGTGGGCTCCTGCTCAGACGTCATTGTGGATCATGCATCCAAGTTCAAGCTGCCTTGGACATCAAAGGACGCTGGGACAGAGATTTATGCCCGATACCGGTACCCAGGATCACTGGATGAAAGTCAGGTGGCCAAACACCGCCTGCTCTTCTTCAAACACCGGCTGCAATGCATGACAACGGAGTGA
- the LOC136395142 gene encoding LOW QUALITY PROTEIN: solute carrier family 26 member 10-like (The sequence of the model RefSeq protein was modified relative to this genomic sequence to represent the inferred CDS: substituted 1 base at 1 genomic stop codon) yields the protein MSGVPDARTCSSSSEASDLKFPLGAKLREPLTEVRFQQLFGGAEQEPELLAEPRWPRLCRLWKQRTCACSGPGAWSLLLARLPPLRWRAWLLGDAVAGVTVGIVHVPQGMAFALLTSVPPVFGLYTSFFPVVIYTLLGTGRHLSIGTFAVLSLMTGSAVERLVPEPPGGNLSGIEREQLDNQRVGAAAALAFGSGMLMLGMFALQLGVLSTFLSEPVVKALTSGAALHVLVSQLPSLLGLPLPCQISCFALFKTLASVLAALPRSSPAELTISALSLALLVPVKELNVRFRDRLPTPIPGEILTVLLASVLCFTASLDMRYNVQIVGLLPGGFPQPLLPDLAXSLSILDDSLPIALVTFAVSASLASIYADKYSYTIDSNQELLAHGASNLISSLFSCFPTSVTLATTSLLVGAGGDTQLAGLFSCIVVLSVLLWLRPFFYYLPKAVLVCINISSMRQMFFQMQELSQLWRVSRMDFAVWMVTWVAVVTLSVDLGLAIGVVFSMMTVVCRTQRMQCVALGLAEGTELYRPLKESNKLLQIPGLCILRCPTSLYFGTRGQFHRILEWHLGLGRGKGTPKADGPPDAVAEPVRVVVLDCSGITFADAAGAREVVQLASRCQDVGIFWLSAMVRASVLGTLTQAGLLDRVTPEQLFVSVQDTAAHALERLELAGPQNCTLWV from the exons ATGAGTGGGGTACCAGACGCCAGGACCTGCTCAAGCTCAAGCGAGGCCTCCGACCTTAAGTTCCCCCTGGGCGCCAAGCTCAGGGAACCTCTCACCGAGGTACGGTTCCAGCAGCTCTTCGGGGGTGCAGAGCAGGAGCCAGAGCTACTCGCGGAGCCCCGCTGGCCCCGACtgtgcagactgtggaagcagcggACCTGCGCCTGTTCCGGACCCGGGGCATGGAGCCTGTTGCTGGCCCGGCTGCCCCCGCTGCGCTGGCGGGCCTGGCTACTTGGGGATGCGGTGGCTGGAGTGACTGTGGGTATCGTGCACGTGCCCCAGG GCATGGCTTTTGCCCTTTTGACCTCTGTGCCCCCAGTGTTTGGCCTCTACACGTCTTTCTTTCCTGTCGTCATCTACACCTTGTTGGGTACTGGAAGACACTTGTCCATAG GTACGTTCGCAGTCCTCAGCCTTATGACAGGCTCGGCGGTGGAGCGGTTAGTGCCTGAACCCCCCGGGGGGAACCTGAGCGGAATCGAGAGGGAACAGTTGGACAATCAGCGGGTTGGGGCAGCTGCGGCCTTGGCTTTCGGTAGCGGGATGTTGATG CTGGGGATGTTCGCGCTGCAGCTCGGCGTCCTGTCCACCTTTTTGTCGGAACCAGTGGTTAAAGCGCTGACCAGCGGGGCCGCGCTGCACGTGCTCGTGTCCCAACTTCCGAGCCTTTTGGGGTTGCCCCTTCCATGCCAGATCAGCTGCTTCGCTCTCTtcaag ACGCTGGCCTCTGTGCTCGCCGCACTGCCCCGGAGCAGTCCGGCCGAACTGACCATCTCCGCACTCAGCTTGGCGCTGCTTGTGCCGGTCAAGGAACTGAATGTGAGATTCCGAGACAGGCTACCCACCCCGATCCCAGGGGAAATCCTCACG GTGCTTCTGGCCTCTGTGCTCTGCTTCACTGCTTCCCTGGACATGAGATATAATGTCCAGATAGTGGGGCTGCTGCCTGGAGG ATttccccagcctctcctccctGACCTGGCTTAATCACTCAGTATTCTGGACGACTCACTGCCCATTGCACTGGTTACTTTTGCTGTATctgcttctctggcctccatctatGCAGACAAGTATAGCTACACTATTGATTCCAATCAG GAGCTCTTGGCACATGGTGCCTCCAACCtcatctcctccctcttttcttgctttcccaCATCAGTCACATTGGCCACCACCAGCTTACTAGTGGGTGCTGGTGGGGACACACAG CTGGCAGGCCTCTTCTCCTGCATAGTTGTCCTGTCAGTGCTGCTGTGGCTTAGACCCTTCTTCTACTATCTGCCCAAG GCTGTCCTGGTCTGTATCAACATCTCCAGCATGCGCCAGATGTTCTTCCAGATGCAGGAACTTTCACAATTATGGAGAGTCAGCCGCATGGACTTT GCTGTGTGGATGGTTACATGGGTGGCTGTAGTGACTCTGAGTGTGGACCTGGGCCTGGCCATAGGTGTGGTCTTCTCTATGATGACTGTGGTCTGCCGAACCCAGAG GATGCAGTGTGTGGCACTTGGACTGGCTGAGGGGACAGAGCTCTACAGGCCACTCAAAGAGAGCAACAAG CTCCTCCAGATCCCAGGGCTCTGCATCCTGAGGTGTCCAACATCCCTCTACTTTGGGACCCGTGGGCAATTTCATCGCATCCTAGAGTGGCATCTGGGGCTTGGAAGAGGCAAA GGGACTCCAAAGGCAGATGGCCCACCTGATGCAG TTGCTGAGCCCGTCAGAGTGGTGGTCCTAGACTGCAGTGGTATCACCTTTGCAGATGCTGCTGGAGCCAGAGAAGTGGTACAG CTAGCCAGCAGATGCCAAGATGTGGGGATCTTCTGGCTCAGTGCAATGGTGAGAG CCTCAGTACTGGGGACACTGACCCAGGCAGGACTCCTGGACAGAGTGACCCCAGAGCAGCTGTTTGTGAGCGTCCAGGATACAGCTGCTCATGCCCTGGAGAGACTG GAGCTTGCTGGCCCCCAAAATTGCACACTATGGGTTTGA